Proteins found in one Sporosarcina jeotgali genomic segment:
- a CDS encoding acetyl-CoA hydrolase/transferase family protein — protein MTKHLSEQELMSLMHPGTDLIIPIANGEPHLLLDLLETNYEQLDRVTVHQMLALRERAYIRGEMKGHLSHMSYFLSGATRNAFRSGAVDLIPNVFSEVPGLLRDTLKHPVVIAVASPPDEHGYFSLGTQADYVSEFIGKIPFILEVNRHMPRTFGKNQVHMSQIAGYVENDILLTEEKCPVISEKDQKIASYITSEIQDGDTLQVGIGAVPNAVMSMLRNHRNLGIHTEMLTDGIVDLVASDAVTGMNKRTHQGKIITTFAYGTQRLYEFLHNNPGVEFLPVSTVNDPYEIAKEDNMVSINATTEVDLYGQCASETIGGNYYSSTGGQADFARGAQLAKNGKGFICMYSTLKNDSMSRIKLSLSPGSIVTTSKNEVDCIVTEYGIAKLHGKSLRERAEALIAIAHPKFRDELRSEAIAAGILPSEQEYAAAEMDARS, from the coding sequence ATGACGAAACATTTGAGTGAACAAGAATTGATGTCGTTAATGCACCCGGGCACGGATCTCATTATCCCCATTGCAAATGGAGAACCTCATTTGTTACTGGACCTGTTAGAAACAAATTATGAACAGCTGGATCGCGTAACTGTTCATCAAATGCTTGCCTTGCGAGAACGTGCATATATCCGCGGGGAAATGAAAGGGCACTTGTCGCATATGTCTTATTTTTTAAGCGGAGCCACACGAAATGCCTTTCGCAGCGGAGCTGTCGATCTCATTCCAAACGTATTTAGCGAAGTTCCGGGATTGCTTCGCGACACATTAAAACATCCAGTCGTCATCGCGGTAGCATCCCCGCCTGATGAACATGGGTACTTTTCACTTGGAACTCAAGCAGACTATGTTTCAGAGTTCATCGGCAAGATTCCGTTCATCCTCGAAGTGAACCGGCATATGCCGCGTACATTTGGAAAGAACCAAGTCCACATGAGCCAGATTGCAGGCTATGTGGAAAACGATATTCTTTTAACAGAAGAGAAGTGTCCCGTAATAAGTGAAAAAGACCAGAAGATTGCAAGCTACATTACATCAGAAATCCAAGACGGGGATACGCTGCAAGTTGGAATCGGAGCGGTCCCGAATGCGGTGATGAGTATGCTGAGAAATCACCGTAATTTAGGTATCCATACGGAGATGCTGACAGATGGCATCGTAGACCTGGTTGCTTCAGATGCTGTGACTGGGATGAATAAACGCACACACCAAGGGAAAATTATCACGACGTTTGCATATGGAACACAACGGTTGTATGAATTTCTCCATAACAATCCAGGCGTTGAATTTTTGCCTGTAAGTACAGTCAATGACCCTTATGAGATTGCAAAAGAAGATAACATGGTTTCGATCAATGCCACTACCGAAGTGGATTTGTATGGACAATGTGCTTCTGAAACGATTGGCGGAAACTATTATTCATCCACGGGGGGACAAGCTGATTTTGCACGTGGTGCCCAGCTCGCGAAAAATGGGAAAGGGTTCATCTGCATGTATTCAACATTGAAGAATGATTCCATGTCCCGCATCAAACTGAGTCTCTCGCCCGGATCTATCGTCACGACTTCAAAAAACGAAGTCGATTGCATCGTGACAGAGTACGGGATTGCGAAGCTGCACGGCAAGTCACTTCGCGAACGCGCGGAAGCCTTAATCGCAATCGCTCACCCGAAATTCCGGGACGAGCTGCGCAGCGAAGCGATTGCTGCTGGAATACTGCCTTCTGAACAAGAATATGCAGCTGCAGAAATGGATGCCCGCTCATAG